The Clostridioides difficile genome has a segment encoding these proteins:
- a CDS encoding zinc transporter, which yields MMFDREIIRYHHGNHDHDDHCHEHNHGDICHEHPHDHAHDHDHEHNHEESSESKDEKTLKILLVHWINHNETHEEGFREWVEKARAIGKEETAKSIEKAIECMEEANKMLLEAKKHM from the coding sequence ATGATGTTTGATAGAGAGATTATAAGATACCACCATGGGAACCATGACCATGACGACCATTGCCATGAACATAATCATGGAGATATATGTCACGAACATCCACACGACCATGCTCACGACCACGACCACGAACATAATCATGAAGAATCATCAGAGTCTAAAGATGAAAAAACTTTAAAAATACTTTTAGTACATTGGATAAATCACAATGAGACTCATGAAGAAGGATTTAGAGAATGGGTAGAAAAAGCAAGAGCTATTGGAAAAGAAGAGACTGCAAAGAGTATTGAAAAAGCTATAGAGTGTATGGAAGAAGCAAATAAAATGCTATTAGAGGCTAAAAAACATATGTAA
- a CDS encoding DUF3842 family protein, whose product MIIAVIDGMGGGIGAQIVSSLREELPTYVEIYALGTNSIATSSMMKAHANKGATGENAIVVSARKANIIVAPISVIIPNSMMGEVTCNISEAIADSEALKILLPIMPENIELVGLEGKPLALLVKDSVNVIKKEFNIK is encoded by the coding sequence ATGATAATAGCAGTGATAGATGGAATGGGTGGAGGTATAGGAGCCCAGATAGTTTCTTCTTTGAGAGAAGAATTACCTACATATGTAGAAATTTATGCACTAGGAACTAATTCTATAGCAACTAGTTCTATGATGAAGGCTCATGCTAATAAAGGAGCTACAGGGGAAAATGCTATAGTAGTATCAGCTAGAAAAGCCAATATAATAGTTGCACCTATTTCTGTAATAATACCTAATTCTATGATGGGGGAAGTCACTTGTAATATAAGTGAAGCTATTGCAGATAGTGAGGCACTTAAGATACTTTTACCTATTATGCCAGAAAATATAGAGTTAGTTGGATTAGAAGGTAAACCATTAGCACTACTTGTAAAAGATTCTGTTAATGTTATAAAAAAAGAATTTAATATAAAATAA
- a CDS encoding CooT family nickel-binding protein — translation MCESSAFICKNNNELEKVMENVVNIDPCDGKIYLTDLLGEQKIIDGIIKEIRLMDHKIIIQEN, via the coding sequence ATGTGTGAATCATCAGCTTTCATTTGTAAGAATAACAATGAATTAGAAAAGGTTATGGAAAATGTGGTTAATATAGACCCTTGTGATGGAAAGATTTATTTAACTGATTTACTAGGAGAACAAAAAATAATAGATGGAATAATTAAAGAAATAAGATTGATGGACCATAAGATAATAATACAAGAAAATTAA
- a CDS encoding lipoate--protein ligase family protein: MNQWRVIHNKSYDGAMNMAIDEAIFTAYKKGCVKPTLRFYTWRPACLSVGYFQKLEDEVDLDKCKCMNIDYVRRITGGRAVLHDNELTYSIIIGEDNPLIDKSINLSYRYISEGLVRGLNLSGIKTDNLNSGERIGRENLSAACFNAHASYEVTINNKKVIGSAQSRKDGVLLQHGSIIMDFDVEKLFKLIKTKTPELKERAMKFTAKKASGIENEIGKKIDIDVLQANLIKGLASQFNVEFVEEDLTDYEKQLAKELYKKYKDEEYNKKR, from the coding sequence ATGAATCAGTGGAGAGTTATACATAATAAATCATATGATGGCGCAATGAATATGGCAATTGATGAGGCTATATTTACTGCATATAAAAAAGGATGTGTGAAGCCAACACTTAGATTTTACACTTGGAGGCCAGCTTGCTTGAGTGTAGGATATTTTCAAAAACTTGAAGATGAAGTAGATTTAGATAAGTGTAAGTGCATGAATATAGACTATGTCAGAAGAATCACAGGAGGAAGAGCTGTATTACATGATAATGAGCTAACTTATAGTATAATTATAGGAGAAGATAACCCTTTAATTGATAAAAGTATAAATCTATCTTATAGATATATAAGTGAAGGTTTAGTTAGAGGATTGAATTTAAGTGGTATAAAAACAGATAATTTAAATAGTGGAGAGAGAATAGGTAGAGAAAATCTATCAGCAGCATGTTTTAATGCACATGCATCATATGAAGTTACTATTAATAATAAAAAGGTCATTGGAAGTGCTCAAAGTAGAAAAGATGGTGTTTTGTTACAGCATGGTTCAATAATAATGGATTTTGATGTAGAAAAATTGTTTAAATTAATAAAGACTAAAACACCAGAACTAAAGGAAAGAGCAATGAAATTCACAGCTAAAAAAGCCAGTGGAATAGAAAATGAAATTGGTAAAAAAATAGACATAGATGTTCTACAAGCAAATCTAATAAAAGGACTAGCTAGTCAATTTAATGTTGAGTTTGTAGAAGAAGACTTGACCGATTATGAAAAACAATTAGCTAAAGAATTATATAAAAAATACAAGGATGAAGAGTATAATAAAAAGCGTTAA
- a CDS encoding radical SAM protein: protein MIRLSSGTAIELGILNKKSDIPPTTAYIMIGEKCINKCSFCSQSVESSTRKDKLSRVVWPEYSKEEILDALRAYQGKNIKRICIQSMASEEAHKSVLDFINYITGKIDMPISLSAKLESDEEINKFFSAGVDKIGIAIDAANKEVYEKIKGHNYDEKLRFITRMSKLYPNKISTHIIVGMGESHEDVYNLYTYLEQNNITISLFAFTPVRGTKMEKISQPNIENYRRVQLMSYMINKGYSQEYFEFKNGYLENIKLDDEIILDINMGYPFEIRGCKDCNRPYYNERPGSTIYNYSRPLNQDEIDLAIRELNL from the coding sequence ATGATTAGATTATCATCAGGGACAGCAATAGAACTTGGAATATTAAATAAAAAAAGCGATATACCTCCTACTACAGCATATATAATGATTGGGGAAAAATGTATAAACAAATGTAGTTTTTGTTCTCAATCAGTAGAAAGTAGTACTAGAAAAGATAAATTATCAAGAGTGGTTTGGCCAGAGTATTCTAAAGAGGAAATACTGGATGCTTTGAGAGCATATCAAGGAAAAAATATAAAGAGGATATGTATACAATCAATGGCAAGTGAAGAAGCACATAAATCTGTTTTAGATTTTATAAATTATATAACTGGTAAGATAGATATGCCTATTTCATTGTCTGCAAAATTAGAAAGTGATGAAGAAATAAATAAGTTTTTTTCTGCTGGAGTAGATAAAATAGGAATAGCTATAGATGCAGCAAATAAAGAAGTATATGAAAAAATAAAAGGACATAATTACGACGAAAAGTTGAGGTTTATAACAAGAATGTCAAAGTTATATCCTAATAAAATCAGCACACATATAATTGTTGGTATGGGAGAAAGTCATGAAGATGTATACAATCTATATACTTATCTAGAGCAGAATAATATAACCATCAGTTTATTTGCATTTACTCCAGTTAGAGGAACTAAAATGGAAAAAATAAGTCAACCAAATATAGAAAATTACAGAAGAGTACAGCTAATGTCCTATATGATAAATAAAGGTTATTCACAAGAATATTTTGAATTTAAAAATGGATACTTAGAAAATATAAAACTCGATGATGAGATTATATTAGATATAAACATGGGTTATCCTTTTGAAATAAGAGGTTGTAAGGATTGTAATAGACCATACTATAATGAAAGACCAGGAAGTACTATATATAACTATTCAAGACCTTTAAATCAAGATGAGATAGATTTGGCTATAAGAGAACTAAATCTGTAA
- a CDS encoding radical SAM protein → MYKDLSAKMRTAFDIKLNNFGNEIEFAYPNQTLALSTTSNKCSLKCAHCNGHYLENMTPIEDYEEKVKSRNITSFLLSGGCSYEGDVPINTHIQTIKELKEQGYRLNAHLGLMDKESIIELCKYLDIVSFDLVFDKETIKEVYKMDKSKEDYIKVYNTIRENTEVAPHICIGLKGGKVKGEYEIIEYLQKNPPNKLTFIVLIPTKGTEYEDVEPPELEEVADVLCEARISLPNTEINLGCMRPRGVYRKELDQLAIMCGVNRIVLPSKSAKNKAIDMNMTITECKECCVL, encoded by the coding sequence ATGTATAAGGATTTATCTGCAAAAATGAGAACTGCGTTTGATATTAAATTAAATAATTTTGGAAATGAGATAGAGTTTGCTTATCCTAATCAGACACTGGCTCTTAGTACGACAAGTAATAAGTGTAGCCTGAAATGTGCTCATTGTAATGGGCATTATTTAGAAAATATGACACCAATTGAGGATTATGAAGAAAAAGTTAAATCAAGAAATATAACTAGTTTTTTATTAAGTGGTGGTTGTAGTTATGAAGGTGATGTCCCAATAAATACCCATATACAGACCATTAAAGAGTTGAAGGAGCAAGGATATAGATTAAATGCTCATTTAGGACTTATGGATAAAGAGAGCATTATAGAATTGTGTAAGTATTTAGATATAGTTTCTTTCGATTTGGTATTTGATAAAGAAACTATAAAAGAAGTTTATAAGATGGATAAAAGCAAAGAAGATTATATTAAAGTTTACAATACAATAAGAGAAAATACAGAAGTAGCACCACATATATGTATTGGTTTAAAGGGAGGAAAAGTAAAAGGTGAGTATGAGATTATAGAATATTTACAAAAAAATCCTCCTAATAAACTAACATTTATAGTTCTTATTCCCACAAAAGGTACTGAATATGAAGATGTAGAACCTCCTGAGTTGGAAGAAGTAGCAGATGTTTTATGTGAAGCGAGAATTAGCTTACCAAATACAGAGATTAATCTAGGATGTATGAGACCTAGAGGTGTGTATAGAAAGGAGCTAGACCAATTAGCTATAATGTGTGGAGTTAATAGAATAGTTCTGCCATCAAAATCTGCTAAGAACAAGGCTATAGATATGAATATGACAATAACTGAATGTAAGGAGTGTTGCGTTTTATGA
- the acsV gene encoding corrinoid activation/regeneration protein AcsV — translation MIKVNFMPNNKEVYCNEGDILLEVARNADVFIDAPCNGNMSCGKCKVKLLKGKVDTEKTRHITDDEWEQGYILACCTKVISDIEIEVPSKVSSSMHGMKIEGSNKQKDREIFERAKKIIEKHNLQFKTNIKKKYIEMEEPNLDDNISDVDRLERHVRNHLGYNEIDFRLDILRKMPTIFRKSDFKVTITYVQKQKKLTIINIEEGNKENSLYGVAIDIGTTSVVVCLVDLYSKEVVDKASSGNAQIKYGADVINRIIYSTKKNGLETLHKAIVDETINPLLKTLYERNGINKEDVVTLVAAGNTTMTSLFLGVYTDFLRQEPYIPPFLKSPKLMGENVGLFVNDSAYVYLAPSVASYVGGDITAGVLSAGIWSSEENVLFIDLGTNGEIVFGNQDYMMSCACSAGPAFEGGGISCGMRASAGAIEKVAIDKETLEPTLKIIDECAPVGICGSGIIDLICQMITKGVIDRRGKIYRDLNNKRVRFNEHEIGEYVLAFKEEFDLENDIVVNEVDIDNFIRAKGAIYSGAYTLVDSLGMDFSILDRVYIAGGIGNNLDIENSIIIGLLPDIDRDKFTYIGNSSLVGSYLALISKDAKNKLEEIGKQITYVELSVYPSYMDEFISACFLPHTNIEQFPTAKQLLEE, via the coding sequence ATGATAAAGGTAAATTTTATGCCAAACAATAAAGAAGTTTATTGTAATGAGGGAGATATATTACTAGAAGTTGCAAGAAATGCCGATGTATTTATAGATGCTCCTTGTAATGGAAATATGTCTTGTGGTAAATGTAAGGTAAAGTTGTTAAAAGGTAAGGTTGATACAGAAAAAACAAGACATATAACAGATGACGAATGGGAGCAAGGTTATATATTAGCTTGTTGTACAAAAGTAATCTCAGATATAGAAATTGAAGTTCCTTCTAAAGTATCATCTTCTATGCATGGTATGAAAATAGAAGGTAGTAACAAACAAAAAGATAGAGAAATTTTTGAGAGAGCTAAAAAAATAATAGAAAAGCATAACCTACAATTTAAGACAAATATAAAGAAGAAATACATAGAAATGGAAGAACCAAACTTAGATGATAATATAAGTGATGTAGATAGATTAGAAAGACATGTTAGAAATCATCTAGGGTACAATGAAATAGATTTTAGATTAGATATACTTAGAAAGATGCCAACGATATTTAGAAAGAGTGATTTCAAAGTTACAATAACATATGTTCAAAAACAAAAGAAACTTACAATCATAAATATAGAAGAAGGAAATAAAGAAAATTCTCTGTATGGAGTTGCAATAGACATTGGTACGACTTCAGTAGTTGTATGTTTAGTAGACTTATATTCAAAAGAAGTAGTAGACAAAGCATCATCTGGAAATGCTCAGATAAAATATGGTGCAGATGTTATAAATAGAATTATATATTCAACTAAGAAAAACGGGCTAGAAACTCTTCATAAGGCTATAGTTGATGAAACTATAAATCCTCTACTAAAAACATTATATGAAAGAAATGGAATAAATAAGGAGGATGTAGTCACTTTAGTAGCTGCTGGAAACACAACTATGACAAGTTTATTCTTAGGTGTGTATACAGACTTTTTAAGACAAGAGCCTTATATACCACCATTCTTAAAATCTCCAAAACTTATGGGTGAAAATGTAGGCCTTTTTGTAAATGATAGTGCATATGTGTACTTAGCGCCATCTGTAGCAAGTTATGTAGGTGGAGACATAACAGCAGGGGTACTATCAGCAGGGATATGGTCAAGTGAAGAAAATGTTTTGTTTATAGATTTAGGTACAAATGGAGAGATAGTATTTGGAAATCAAGATTATATGATGAGCTGTGCATGTTCAGCAGGTCCTGCATTTGAAGGTGGAGGCATAAGTTGTGGAATGAGAGCATCAGCAGGAGCAATAGAAAAGGTAGCTATTGATAAAGAAACTTTAGAGCCTACATTAAAAATAATAGATGAATGTGCACCAGTTGGTATATGTGGTTCTGGTATAATTGATTTAATTTGCCAAATGATTACTAAAGGTGTAATAGATAGAAGAGGTAAGATATACAGAGATTTAAACAATAAGAGAGTTAGATTTAATGAACATGAAATAGGGGAGTATGTATTAGCATTTAAAGAAGAATTTGATTTGGAAAATGATATAGTAGTAAATGAAGTGGACATAGATAATTTCATTAGAGCTAAAGGAGCTATATATTCAGGAGCATATACTCTTGTAGATAGCTTAGGTATGGATTTTAGCATATTAGATAGAGTTTATATAGCTGGTGGTATAGGAAATAACTTAGATATAGAAAATTCAATAATCATAGGATTACTTCCTGATATTGATAGAGATAAATTTACTTATATAGGAAATAGTTCACTTGTAGGTTCTTACTTGGCTCTTATAAGTAAAGATGCCAAAAATAAACTTGAAGAAATAGGCAAACAAATAACTTATGTTGAACTTAGTGTTTATCCAAGTTACATGGACGAATTTATTTCTGCATGCTTCTTACCACATACAAATATAGAGCAGTTTCCAACTGCAAAGCAACTACTAGAAGAGTAA
- the gcvH gene encoding glycine cleavage system protein GcvH — MKLLPELKYSKDHEWVKVIDGDVVYIGITDYAQDQLGEILFVETPEVEDTVTKGVDFGVVESSKVASDLISPVNGEVLEVNEKLEDEPECINEDPYENWILKVKLADVAELDTLLSDKEYEAGLE; from the coding sequence ATGAAATTATTACCAGAATTAAAATACTCTAAAGATCATGAATGGGTAAAAGTAATTGATGGAGATGTAGTATATATAGGTATAACTGATTATGCTCAAGATCAATTAGGAGAAATATTATTTGTTGAAACACCAGAAGTAGAAGATACTGTAACTAAGGGAGTAGATTTTGGAGTAGTTGAATCTTCTAAAGTAGCTTCTGATTTAATATCTCCTGTTAATGGTGAAGTATTAGAAGTTAATGAAAAATTAGAAGATGAGCCAGAATGTATAAATGAAGACCCATACGAAAACTGGATATTAAAAGTAAAACTAGCTGATGTTGCTGAGCTTGATACATTATTAAGTGATAAAGAATACGAGGCTGGATTAGAATAA
- the acsB gene encoding acetyl-CoA decarbonylase/synthase complex subunit alpha/beta, with protein MNLYNIIFTGSEQALGAAQGMLAEAIEKNGKEHKVAFPDTAYSLPCIYAATGQKMNTLGDLEGALEVVKSLINRTHLLEHAFNAGLATALAAEVIEALKYSTMDAPYSEPCAGHITDPIIRSLGVPLVTGDIPGVAVVLGECPDAESAAKVIKDYQSKGLLTFLVGKVIDQAIEAGVKMGLELRVIPLGYDVTSVIHVVSVAVRAALIFGGLTPGDLNGLLEYTSNRVPAFVNAFGPLSELVVSAGAGAIALGFPVVTDQTVLEVPMNLLTQKDYDKIVATSLEARGIKIKVTEIPIPVSFAAAFEGERIRKSDMFAEFGGNKTEAWELVVKKEAAEVEDHKIEIIGPNIDEVEADGVLRLPLAVIVKIAGKNMEDDFEPVLERRFHYFLNYIEGVMHVGQRDMAWVRISKDAFDKGFRLEHIGEVLYAKMLDEFESVVDKCEITIITDAEKVSELKGEAIAKYNARDERLASLIDESVDTFYSCNLCQSFAPAHVCVVTPERLGLCGAVSWLDAKATKELDPTGPCQPIEKGECLDDRTGVWNSVNETVNQISQGAVEAVTLYSILEDPMTSCGCFECICGIMPEANGFVVVNREFPSVTPVGMTFGELASMTGGGVQTPGFMGHGRHFISSKKFAYAEGGPERIVWMPKELKEYVADKLNATVKEMTGIENFCDMICDETIADDSEGVLAFLEEKGHPALAMESVM; from the coding sequence ATGAATCTATATAATATAATCTTTACAGGGTCAGAACAAGCTTTGGGTGCAGCTCAAGGTATGCTAGCTGAAGCTATAGAAAAAAACGGAAAAGAACATAAAGTAGCCTTCCCTGATACAGCATATTCACTACCTTGTATATATGCTGCAACAGGACAAAAAATGAACACTTTAGGGGACTTAGAAGGTGCTTTAGAAGTAGTAAAATCTTTAATCAATAGAACTCATTTATTAGAACATGCTTTTAATGCTGGTTTAGCTACTGCTTTAGCTGCAGAAGTAATTGAAGCATTAAAATACTCAACTATGGATGCTCCATATAGTGAGCCATGTGCAGGTCATATAACTGACCCTATAATCAGATCACTTGGTGTACCACTAGTTACAGGAGATATACCTGGTGTTGCAGTTGTTCTTGGTGAATGTCCTGATGCTGAATCAGCAGCAAAAGTTATCAAAGATTACCAATCTAAAGGTTTATTAACTTTCTTAGTTGGTAAGGTTATAGACCAAGCTATAGAAGCTGGAGTAAAAATGGGTCTTGAGCTAAGAGTTATACCTCTAGGATACGATGTAACTTCTGTTATACACGTTGTATCTGTTGCAGTAAGAGCAGCATTAATATTCGGTGGATTAACTCCTGGTGATTTAAACGGATTATTAGAATACACTTCTAATAGAGTTCCTGCATTTGTTAATGCATTTGGACCATTAAGTGAATTAGTTGTATCTGCAGGTGCTGGAGCAATAGCTTTAGGATTCCCAGTTGTAACTGACCAAACTGTTCTTGAAGTTCCAATGAACTTATTAACTCAAAAAGATTATGATAAGATAGTAGCTACTTCATTAGAAGCTAGAGGAATAAAAATAAAAGTTACTGAAATACCTATACCAGTTTCATTTGCAGCAGCATTTGAAGGTGAAAGAATTAGAAAGAGCGATATGTTTGCTGAATTTGGTGGAAATAAGACTGAAGCTTGGGAGCTTGTTGTTAAGAAAGAAGCAGCTGAAGTTGAAGACCATAAGATAGAAATAATAGGACCAAACATAGATGAAGTTGAAGCAGATGGTGTATTAAGATTACCACTTGCTGTAATAGTTAAAATAGCTGGTAAAAACATGGAAGATGATTTCGAACCAGTTCTTGAAAGACGTTTCCACTACTTCTTAAACTATATAGAAGGTGTAATGCATGTTGGACAAAGAGATATGGCTTGGGTAAGAATCTCTAAAGATGCATTTGATAAAGGATTTAGACTTGAGCATATAGGAGAAGTTTTATATGCTAAGATGTTAGATGAATTTGAATCAGTTGTTGATAAGTGTGAAATAACTATAATTACAGATGCTGAAAAAGTTTCTGAATTAAAAGGTGAAGCAATAGCTAAATACAATGCTAGAGATGAGAGATTAGCTTCATTAATTGATGAAAGTGTAGATACTTTCTATTCTTGTAACTTATGTCAATCATTTGCACCAGCTCACGTTTGTGTTGTTACTCCTGAAAGACTTGGTCTTTGTGGAGCAGTTAGCTGGTTAGATGCTAAAGCTACTAAAGAATTAGACCCTACAGGTCCTTGTCAACCAATAGAAAAAGGTGAATGTTTAGACGATAGAACAGGTGTATGGAACTCTGTAAATGAAACTGTAAACCAAATATCTCAAGGTGCAGTTGAAGCTGTTACATTATACTCTATATTAGAAGACCCTATGACTTCTTGTGGATGCTTCGAGTGTATATGTGGTATAATGCCAGAAGCAAATGGATTTGTTGTAGTTAACAGAGAATTCCCAAGTGTTACTCCAGTTGGTATGACTTTTGGAGAACTTGCTTCTATGACAGGTGGAGGAGTTCAAACTCCAGGATTCATGGGACATGGAAGACATTTCATATCTTCTAAAAAATTCGCTTATGCAGAAGGTGGACCAGAAAGAATAGTTTGGATGCCAAAAGAATTAAAAGAGTATGTAGCTGATAAATTAAATGCTACAGTTAAAGAAATGACTGGAATCGAAAACTTCTGTGATATGATTTGTGATGAAACTATAGCTGACGATTCTGAAGGCGTATTAGCTTTCTTAGAAGAAAAAGGACATCCAGCATTAGCTATGGAAAGTGTAATGTAA
- the acsE gene encoding carbon monoxide dehydrogenase/acetyl-CoA synthase methytransferase subunit, whose translation MEKFMIIGERIHCISPSIRKALAERDPAPILKRAKEQLEAGAHYIDFNIGPAERDGEEIMTWGVKLLQSEFNNVPIALDTANKKAIEAGLKVYDRTNAKPIINSADAGSRFDLIDIAAEYESMVIGLCAKEGIPRDNDERMAYCQEILEKGLMLGMEPTDILFDPLCLVIKGMQEKQVEVLEAIKMMTEMGLLTTGGLSNVSNGCPKHVRPVLDSAFLAMAMANGFSSAIMNPCDQELMKTVKSCDIINGASLYADSFLELNEGGFAF comes from the coding sequence ATGGAAAAATTTATGATTATAGGTGAAAGAATACACTGTATCTCACCTTCAATAAGAAAGGCATTAGCAGAAAGAGATCCAGCTCCAATATTAAAAAGAGCAAAAGAACAATTAGAAGCAGGAGCACACTATATAGATTTCAATATAGGACCTGCTGAAAGAGATGGCGAAGAGATAATGACATGGGGAGTTAAGCTACTTCAGTCTGAATTTAACAATGTTCCTATAGCATTAGATACAGCTAATAAAAAAGCTATCGAAGCTGGACTTAAAGTTTATGATAGAACTAATGCAAAACCAATAATAAACTCTGCTGATGCTGGCTCAAGATTTGATTTAATAGATATAGCAGCTGAATATGAATCAATGGTTATAGGTTTATGTGCAAAAGAAGGTATCCCAAGAGATAATGATGAACGTATGGCTTACTGCCAAGAAATACTAGAAAAAGGCTTAATGCTAGGAATGGAGCCAACTGATATATTATTTGACCCATTATGCTTAGTTATAAAAGGTATGCAAGAAAAACAAGTAGAAGTTTTAGAAGCTATAAAAATGATGACTGAAATGGGACTTTTAACTACAGGAGGATTATCTAACGTATCTAATGGATGTCCTAAACATGTTAGACCTGTTTTAGATAGTGCATTCTTAGCAATGGCAATGGCTAATGGATTTAGCTCAGCTATAATGAATCCATGTGACCAAGAATTAATGAAAACTGTAAAATCTTGTGACATAATCAACGGGGCATCTTTATATGCAGACTCTTTCTTAGAGTTAAATGAAGGTGGATTTGCTTTCTAG